The Saccopteryx leptura isolate mSacLep1 chromosome 2, mSacLep1_pri_phased_curated, whole genome shotgun sequence genome has a window encoding:
- the GEMIN4 gene encoding gem-associated protein 4 → MDLGPLNICEEMTILHGGFLLAEQLFHPKALAELTKSDWEHVGQPIVEALKEISAVACSQPFAWKRKALVIIWAKVLQPYPATPSDTETWWQEDVFFSVGNMIPTINHTVLFELLKSLEASGLFIQLLMALPTTICRAELERFLEHMAIDTSSKDVAFFLDVWWEMMKHKGDPQDPLLSQFRTMAHKYLSSSDEFSHPPKRFKSDPDVCPTMPLLAMLLTGLKQIQNRILCPRMRCCALANLADMLTVFALMEDDPQEVSATVYLDKLATVISVWNSDTQTPYHQQAMAEKVKEAERGVNLSSLAKLPNETIFVGFEFLRSLLREWGEELQAMLSSSQGTNYDSYRLCDSLTSFSENLKLYLETTSLSKEERQAVSELAECIRDFLRKTNRVLNKSLEEDITASIAMAIIEQKMDRHMEMCYIFASEKKWAFSDEWLACLVNHQALFREPDLVLRLLETVVEVSTTDRAIPELQIKQVIDLILECYADLSLPDKNKVLSGILVSWGRKGLSEKLLTYLEGFQEDLNTTFNQLAQSASQQGLAKAVASVARLVILHPEVTVKKLCSMAVVSVSTHKFLAQILTAFPALRFTEEQGPNPSTTFVVSCLKETVWTKFSTPKEEKQFLELLRCLMSPVKPQGIPVAALLEPDEVLREFVLPFLMLDVEEVDLSLKIFIQTLEANASLEEYWLQTCFPFPLIFSLCQLLDCFSKYWQLPKEKRCLSLDGKDLVIHILELLCEIVLANAETFSPDTWSKSLSWLHRKLEQLDWTVGLRLKNFFEGHFKCEVPATLFEICKLSQDEWTSQAHPGYGPGTGLLAWMECCCVSSSISEQMLSLLVLGVGDPEEVRLFSKGFLVALVQIMPWCSTQEWQYLYQLTRRLLEKQLLHVPYSLEYIQFVPLLNLKPMAQELQLSILLLRVFQFLCSQSCRNWLPMDGWSHVVRLLCSSVTNLLDSVRLIQSVGPWAQGQEQDLTQEALFFYTQVFCHVLHIMAMLHQEVCEPLYVLALEILTCYETLSKANPSVSALLQKVNEQHFLKSIAENISPEERRQTLLQKISNF, encoded by the exons ATGGACCTAG GACCCTTGAATATCTGTGAAGAAATGACTATTTTGCACGGGGGCTTTTTGCTGGCTGAGCAGCTGTTCCACCCCAAAGCACTGGCAGAGCTGACCAAGTCTGACTGGGAgcatgtggggcagcccatcgtGGAGGCCTTGAAAGAGATCTCTGCCGTGGCATGCTCCCAGCCCTTTGCCTGGAAGAGGAAAGCTCTGGTCATCATCTGGGCCAAGGTTCTTCAGCCCTACCCAGCCACACCGTCCGACACTGAAACTTGGTGGCAGGAAGATGTGTTCTTCTCAGTAGGCAACATGATCCCTACCATCAATCACACGGTTCTTTTTGAACTGCTCAAGTCCCTGGAAGCTTCTGGACTCTTTATCCAGCTCCTGATGGCTCTCCCCACCACTATCTGCCGTGCAGAACTAGAGCGCTTTTTGGAGCACATGGCTATTGACACGTCTTCAAAGGATGTGGCCTTCTTCCTCGACGTCTGGTGGGAAATGATGAAGCACAAGGGCGACCCGCAGGACCCCCTGCTGTCTCAGTTTAGGACAATGGCCCATAAGTACCTGTCCTCTTCAGATGAGTTCTCCCACCCTCCAAAGAGATTTAAGTCAGATCCAGATGTGTGTCCTACCATGCCACTGTTGGCCATGCTGCTCACTGGGCTGAAGCAAATCCAGAATAGAATCCTGTGCCCCAGGATGAGGTGCTGTGCACTAGCCAACTTGGCTGACATGCTGACCGTGTTTGCGCTGATGGAGGACGACCCTCAGGAAGTGTCTGCGACTGTGTATCTAGACAAACTGGCCACAGTGATCTCTGTGTGGAATTCAGACACCCAGACCCCATATCATCAACAGGCAATggcagagaaggtgaaggaggcGGAACGGGGAGTTAACCTGAGCTCGCTGGCAAAGCTCCCCAATGAGACGATTTTCGTTGGGTTTGAGTTCCTGCGCAGCCTGCTgcgggagtggggggaggagctgcagGCCATGCTCAGCAGCAGCCAGGGGACAAATTATGACAGCTACCGGCTGTGTGACAGTCTGACATCCTTCAGCGAGAACTTGAAACTCTACCTGGAAACCACCAGCTTGTCGAAGGAAGAGAGGCAGGCGGTCTCTGAACTGGCTGAGTGCATCAGGGATTTCCTGAGGAAAACGAACAGGGTACTAAACAAGAGCTTGGAGGAGGACATCACTGCCTCGATCGCCATGGCCATCATCGAGCAGAAGATGGATCGGCATATGGAAATGTGCTACATTTTTGCTTCTGAGAAGAAGTGGGCCTTCTCGGACGAGTGGCTAGCCTGCCTGGTTAATCACCAGGCTCTCTTCCGAGAGCCAGATTTGGTGTTAAGGCTGCTGGAGACAGTGGTGGAGGTCAGTACGACAGACAGAGCCATTCCTGAATTGCAGATCAAACAAGTGATCGACTTGATCCTGGAGTGTTATGCAGACCTCTCGCTGccagataaaaataaagtcctCTCAGGTATTCTGGTTTCCTGGGGGCGAAAGGGCCTCTCTGAGAAGTTGTTGACTTACTTGGAGGGGTTTCAGGAAGACCTCAACACGACCTTTAACCAACTTGCACAGAGTGCTTCCCAACAGGGCTTGGCTAAAGCTGTGGCCTCCGTGGCCCGCTTGGTCATACTGCACCCCGAGGTCACAGTGAAGAAACTGTGCAGCATGGCTGTGGTCAGTGTCAGCACCCACAAGTTCCTGGCTCAGATTCTCACCGCCTTCCCCGCCCTCAGGTTCACGGAAGAGCAGGGTCCAAACCCATCCACCACGTTTGTGGTGTCATGCCTCAAAGAAACCGTCTGGACAAAGTTCTCTACACCCAAGGAGGAAAAGCAGTTTTTGGAGCTCCTGAGATGCCTGATGAGTCCCGTGAAGCCCCAGGGCATTCCAGTCGCTGCTCTTCTGGAGCCCGATGAGGTGCTGAGGGAATTCGTCCTGCCTTTCCTGATGCTAGATGTTGAAGAGGTGGACCTCAGCCTGAAGATCTTCATCCAGACCCTCGAAGCAAATGCCAGCCTAGAGGAATACTGGCTCCAGACCTGTTTTCCGTTCCCGCTGATCTTCAGCCTGTGCCAGCTTCTGGACTGCTTCAGCAAATACTGGCAGCTCCCCAAGGAGAAGCGGTGCCTCTCTTTGGATGGGAAGGACCTGGTGATCCACATCCTGGAGCTCCTCTGTGAGATCGTGTTAGCTAATGCCGAGACCTTCTCCCCAGACACCTGGAGCAAGTCCCTGTCCTGGCTCCACCGGAAGTTGGAGCAACTAGACTGGACTGTGGGCCTGAGGCTGAAGAATTTCTTTGAGGGCCACTTCAAGTGTGAGGTGCCTGCCACACTCTTTGAGATCTGTAAGCTGTCTCAGGATGAGTGGACCTCCCAGGCCCACCCTGGCTACGGGCCAGGCACAGGGCTCCTTGCCTGGATGGAGTGCTGCTGCGTCTCCAGCAGCATCTCGGAGCAGATGCTCTCCCTCCTGGTGCTCGGGGTGGGGGACCCTGAGGAGGTCAGATTGTTCAGCAAGGGCTTTCTGGTAGCCCTGGTGCAAATCATGCCTTGGTGCAGCACCCAGGAGTGGCAGTACCTCTACCAGTTGACCAGgaggctgttggagaaacaactccTACACGTCCCTTACAGCCTGGAATATATTCAGTTTGTTCCTCTGCTTAACCTGAAACCCATGGCCCAGGAGCTTCAACTCTCCATACTCCTCCTGAGGGTTTTCCAGTTTCTCTGCAGCCAGAGTTGTCGTAATTGGCTTCCTATGGATGGCTGGAGCCATGTGGTCAGACTCCTCTGTAGCAGTGTGACCAACCTCCTGGACTCAGTTAGGTTGATACAGTCAGTTGGCCCTTGGGCCCAAGGACAAGAACAGGACCTGACCCAGGAAGCGCTATTTTTTTATACCCAGGTATTCTGTCATGTTCTGCACATCATGGCCATGCTCCATCAAGAGGTGTGTGAGCCACTGTATGTTTTGGCCTTGGAAATCCTCACCTGCTATGAAACCCTGAGTAAGGCCAACCCTTCCGTTAGTGCCTTACTCCAGAAAGTAAACGAGCAGCACTTCCTAAAGTCCATTGCCGAGAACATTAGCCCCGAGGAGCGACGCCAAACCCTGCTGCAGAAGATAAGCAACTTCTGA